The Luteolibacter rhizosphaerae nucleotide sequence CTCCACAGCGCGCTGCTTTTTCGCGGTTCCATGGACACCCTCGAACTGGACCGCCAGCCCGGCGAATCCTCCTTCACACTCGTCCTTGCCAACGAGCTTGCCCGCCTCAAGGACTCATGGGGCCTCCTCTACACCGACAGCGACCAGCAGCGGCTTTTCCCCGGCGATACGTCGCTGCGCTTCGTCCCCTCCCTTCAAGACAAGAAGGTCCGCCTATGAACCGCTCCGAGCTCCTCGCCGCCTACCTCGCCGAAGTCTGGGGCCGCCCTTACCGGATTGGCCAGTGGGACTGCATCCTTTTTATCGCGGAATGGGCCGATCGGCTCCAAGGTTCCGAAACCTTTGCCAGAAAGCTTCGCGGGCACTACAGCACCGAACGAGAAGGCCTCGCCACCTTCACTTCGAGCACCGGCGTCAACCCTGCGATTGTCACTGCTCTGGGAATTCACGACTGGCAAGCGGTTCCCTTCAGGACAAAAACCTTACTGGATCCTCTCAGCTTTCAGCCGGGCGATATCATCCTCACGGATTTTCATCACCCGGGAATATGGGATGGCGCAGCGATCGTTGCGCAGCCGGCTCGGTCAACTGGAGTGCTCAGAATTCATTTTGATCACGCTACATTCGCACTTCGCTTTCCCGCTGAACCTCACCAATCCCAAGACGTCCCCATCTCCTGATCACCCGCTCCGGGTCACGCTCCCCCCATGGGCGTCATCGGCGGCATCGTAGCGGGCATCGCATCCTTCCTCGGCGCGTCCGGTGCCGTCGCCTCTGCCATCGGCTTCGCGGTCAATCTTGGCATCGCCGCCTTCTCCATCTCTTCCTCCCTCGGCGCCGCCAAGGAACAACGCCAAGCCGCCGAACGCGCGCGGCTCGATAGCATCCAGCGCAACGCCTTCCGCAACTTCCGCCAGCCGCTCACCCCGCGTCGCATTGTCTTCGGCACCTGCCGCGTCGCTGGACCCCTCGTCTTCGCTCACAACCGCAAGCTCCACGGCACCCACCTCGTCG carries:
- a CDS encoding DUF6950 family protein; the protein is MNRSELLAAYLAEVWGRPYRIGQWDCILFIAEWADRLQGSETFARKLRGHYSTEREGLATFTSSTGVNPAIVTALGIHDWQAVPFRTKTLLDPLSFQPGDIILTDFHHPGIWDGAAIVAQPARSTGVLRIHFDHATFALRFPAEPHQSQDVPIS